One Prunus dulcis chromosome 7, ALMONDv2, whole genome shotgun sequence DNA segment encodes these proteins:
- the LOC117635787 gene encoding NADPH-dependent oxidoreductase 2-alkenal reductase-like, translating to MVVANRYITIKTQIDGEPKESDFELRTLALDISVDPGSNDIIVKNLYVSIDPYQLNRMKSFSSSQKAIGFAAAITPGETIDAYGVAKVVASGNPEFEKDDLVVGLITWGEYSVLKEGSMFRKLDPLGFPLSYQLGILGFSGLTAYGGFFEVCKPKKGEKVFVSAASGSVGNLVGQYAKLFGCYVVGCAGTKEKVALLKEKLGFDDAFNYKEEADLKSTLKKCFPDGIDIYFDNVGAEMLEAAVSNMNTFGRVAVCGVISEYTDAGKRAAPDMLDVIYKRIKIQGFLAADQMIVYSDFLSTTTDHLRTGKLHAIEDISHGLESVPSAFIGLFCGHNTGKKIVKIADE from the exons ATGGTGGTAGCCAATAGGTACATAACAATAAAGACCCAGATAGACGGTGAACCCAAGGAGTCAGACTTTGAGCTCAGGACTTTAGCCCTTGATATATCAGTTGACCCTGGTTCCAATGATATTATTGTGAAGAATCTGTATGTGTCAATTGACCCTTACCAGCTAAACCGCATGAAAAGTTTCAGCTCCTCACAGAAAGCTATAGGCTTTGCAGCTGCCATCACTCCAGGAGAA ACTATTGATGCTTATGGTGTGGCAAAAGTTGTGGCTTCTGGGAATCCTGAATTTGAGAAGGATGACTTGGTTGTGGGGCTTATCACTTGGGGAGAGTATAGTGTACTAAAAGAAGGAAGCATGTTTAGGAAATTGGATCCTTTGGGATTTCCACTGTCTTACCAACTTGGAATTCTAG GTTTCAGTGGACTTACAGCATATGGTGGATTTTTCGAAGTATGCAAGCCTAAGAAGGGGGAGAAAGTTTTCGTGTCTGCAGCTTCTGGATCAGTTGGGAATTTGGTCGGACAGTATGCAAAACTGTTTGGTTGCTACGTTGTTGGCTGTGCAGGAACCAAAGAAAAG GTAGCACTGCTCAAGGAAAAGCTCGGATTTGATGACGCATTCAACTACAAGGAAGAGGCTGATTTAAAGTCAACCCTCAAAAA GTGCTTCCCTGATGGGATTGACATATACTTTGACAATGTGGGGGCTGAGATGCTAGAAGCAGCAGTTTCTAACATGAACACTTTTGGTAGAGTTGCCGTTTGTGGCGTAATCTCTGAGTATACAGATGCTGGAAAGAGAGCTGCACCAGATATGCTAGATGTTATATACAAGAGAATCAAGATCCAGGGGTTTTTAGCAGCTGATCAAATGATTGTCTATTCGGATTTTCTTTCCACCACCACAGATCATCTTCGTACTGGAAAATTGCATGCCATTGAAGACATCTCACATGGTCTGGAGAGTGTTCCATCTGCTTTCATTGGACTTTTCTGTGGCCATAACACGGGAAAGAAAATTGTTAAGATTGCAGATGAGTGA
- the LOC117634691 gene encoding beta-glucuronosyltransferase GlcAT14B-like, whose translation METNKPQKKKNWFLPLVLSLLLSTLLIFITVFTSSRSSSSRLYKTRVKNELPHFVESKLKVSATSKDPVPRLAYLISGSMGDGESLKRTLKALYHPRNQYAVHLDLEASAEERMDLAKFVKNEPLFTKLGNVRAVVRANLVTYRGPTMVTNTLHAAAILLKEGGDWDWFINLSASDYPLVTQDDLLHVLSSIPRNLNFIEHTSDIGWKENQRAKPVIIDPGLYSLQKSDVFWVSEKRSVPTAYKLFTGSAWMMLSRPFIEYILWGWDNLPRIVLMYYANFLSSPEGYFHTVICNAEEFRNTTVNHDLHFISWDTPPKQHPHFLVSNDFQRMVDSNAPFARKFGRNKSVLDKIDSELLGSNADGFVPGGWFSTQGNANVTVPDYNLKNITTLRPGPGAERLKRLITGLISAEDFHAKQCT comes from the exons ATGGAGACCAACAAGccacagaagaaaaagaactggTTTTTACCATTGGTGCTTTCTTTGTTGTTATCTACTCTGCTCATATTTATCACTGTTTTCACTTCTTCTAGatcatcttcttcaagatTGTACAAGACCCGTGTGAAGAATGAGCTCCCGCATTTTGTGGAGTCCAAGTTAAAGGTTTCAGCTACCTCCAAAGACCCAGTACCAAGACTGGCCTACTTGATCTCTGGCTCAATGGGCGACGGCGAGAGCTTGAAGAGGACCTTGAAGGCTCTGTACCATCCCAGGAATCAATATGCAGTGCATTTGGACCTCGAGGCTTCGGCTGAGGAGAGGATGGACTTGGCCAAGTTTGTCAAGAATGAGCCGCTGTTTACCAAATTGGGTAATGTTAGAGCGGTTGTGAGGGCCAATTTGGTAACTTACAGAGGCCCTACTATGGTTACCAATACACTTCACGCTGCGGCGATTTTGTTGAAGGAAGGTGGAGATTGGGATTGGTTTATCAATTTGAGTGCTTCCGATTATCCTTTAGTGACCCAAGATG ATCTGCTTCATGTCTTGTCATCCATTCcaagaaatcttaattttattGAGCATACCAGTGACATTGGCTGGAAGGA GAATCAGAGGGCAAAACCCGTTATAATTGATCCAGGGCTGTATAGCCTGCAAAAATCAGATGTATTCTGGGTTTCAGAGAAAAGGAGCGTGCCAACTGCATATAAGTTGTTTACAG GTTCTGCTTGGATGATGCTCTCCCGCCCTTTTATAGAGTATATTTTATGGGGTTGGGACAACCTCCCAAGGATAGTGCTTATGTATTATGCcaactttctttcttcacCAGAAGGGTATTTCCACACTGTCATCTGCAATGCTGAGGAGTTTCGGAACACTACTGTGAACCATGATCTCCACTTCATATCATGGGACACCCCGCCAAAACAACATCCACATTTCCTCGTCAGTAATGACTTCCAGCGGATGGTAGACAGCAATGCTCCCTTCGCCAGGAAGTTTGGCAGGAATAAGTCAGTTCTTGACAAGATCGACTCTGAGCTTTTAGGCTCCAATGCCGATGGATTTGTACCAGGTGGATGGTTCAGTACTCAAGGAAATGCAAATGTAACTGTTCCAgattacaatttaaaaaacatCACCACTCTTAGGCCGGGTCCAGGTGCTGAAAGGCTAAAACGTCTCATCACTGGTTTGATATCTGCAGAGGATTTTCACGCAAAGCAATGCACCTGA
- the LOC117635533 gene encoding protein NRT1/ PTR FAMILY 6.2, with product MSWTVADAVDYKGFPADKSRTGGWVAAALILGIEICERLSTMGIGVNLVTYLVGTMHLPSSTSANIVTDFVGTSFLLCLLGGFLADSFLGRYNTIAIFASIQTLGMVALAISVKLPQLRPPLCHATAASNNCKQANGFQMGIFYLALYTIGLGIGGLKSSVSGFGTDQFDEKDDKEKAQMAYFFNRFFLFISTGTLVAVTILVYIQDEVDRSLAYGICSISMFMAILLFLAGTRRYRYKKSSGSPIVQIFQVVVAAIRKRKMTTPVDTNSLYENSPEASRIDHTDQFRFLDKAAILAQGDFEERNAAGSLSPNPWKLRSVTRVEEVKMMVRLVPIWATTIMFWTAYAQMITFSVEQASTMQRSIGKFQIPAGSLTVFFVLAIMITLAFYDRLIMPLWKKWNGQPGFTNLQRMAIGLVLSTIGMAVAALSERKRLSVARAVGGTTKTLPISVFLLIPQFFLVGSGEAFIYTGQLDFFITKSPKGMKTMSTGLFLSTLSLGFFVSSFLVSIVKAVTGSKDEQGWLTDNINYGRLDCFYGLLTVLSVINFVVYLVCARWYKTHEQHPPALQMTSTTAKANGSSAEDRC from the exons ATGAGTTGGACTGTTGCCGACGCTGTGGACTACAAAGGGTTCCCTGCTGACAAGTCCAGAACTGGGGGTTGGGTGGCCGCCGCGCTTATATTAG gaaTTGAAATATGCGAAAGGCTTTCAACCATGGGAATCGGAGTTAATCTGGTGACATACCTAGTTGGAACAATGCATTTGCCAAGTTCAACTTCAGCCAATATTGTCACAGATTTTGTGGGAACATCCTTTCTCCTGTGTTTGCTTGGAGGCTTCCTGGCCGATTCCTTTCTTGGCAGATACAACACTATTGCAATCTTTGCTTCAATACAAACActg GGCATGGTTGCATTAGCAATATCAGTAAAACTGCCACAGCTACGGCCGCCTCTTTGTCACGCTACTGCTGCCAGCAACAACTGCAAGCAAGCCAACGGGTTCCAAATGGGAATTTTTTACCTGGCTTTATACACAATTGGACTAGGGATTGGTGGGTTGAAATCAAGTGTTTCAGGATTTGGAACTGACCAATTTGACGAGAAAGATGACAAAGAGAAAGCCCAGATGGCCTATTTCTTCAATAggtttttcctcttcattagCACAGGAACTTTGGTGGCAGTCACAATCCTTGTCTACATACAAGATGAGGTGGATCGTAGCTTGGCCTATGGAATATGTTCCATTTCAATGTTTATGGCCATCTTACTATTTTTGGCTGGGACTAGAAGATACAGATACAAGAAAAGCTCGGGAAGTCCCATAGTTCAAATTTTCCAGGTTGTTGTGGCTGCTATaaggaagagaaagatgaCCACTCCAGTTGATACAAACTCATTGTATGAGAATTCTCCTGAGGCTTCAAGAATTGATCACACTGATCAGTTCCG TTTTTTGGACAAGGCTGCTATTCTGGCACAAGGAGATTTTGAGGAGAGAAAtgctgcaggttccctttccCCAAACCCTTGGAAGCTACGGTCAGTTACAAGGGTGGAGGAGGTGAAAATGATGGTAAGACTAGTTCCAATATGGGCCACAACCATCATGTTTTGGACTGCCTATGCACAGATGATCACCTTCTCTGTAGAACAAGCATCCACCATGCAGAGGTCAATCGGAAAATTTCAAATCCCAGCCGGCTCTCTTACAGTCTTCTTTGTGCTAGCCATAATGATCACTCTGGCTTTCTATGACCGTCTCATCATGCCTCTTTGGAAGAAATGGAATGGCCAACCAG GTTTCACCAATCTACAGAGGATGGCAATTGGCCTTGTCCTATCAACAATTGGAATGGCAGTGGCAGCATTATCGGAGAGGAAGAGGTTGTCAGTGGCTAGAGCAGTGGGAGGCACCACTAAAACTCTGCCTATCAGTGTGTTCTTATTGATCCCACAATTCTTCCTGGTGGGTTCTGGTGAAGCTTTCATATACACCGGCCAGCTCGATTTCTTCATAACCAAGTCACCCAAAGGAATGAAAACTATGAGCACAGGCCTCTTCCTCAGCACTTTATCCCTTGGTTTCTTTGTTAGTAGCTTCTTGGTTTCGATTGTGAAGGCGGTGACAGGAAGCAAAGATGAGCAAGGATGGCTTACAGACAATATAAATTATGGGAGGCTTGATTGTTTCTATGGACTTTTGACCGTTCTAAGCGTAATCAATTTTGTAGTTTATCTTGTTTGTGCAAGGTGGTACAAGACACACGAACAGCATCCACCTGCTTTGCAGATGACTTCTACTACTGCTAAAGCTAATGGTTCCTCCGCTGAGGATAGGTGCTAG
- the LOC117635534 gene encoding pentatricopeptide repeat-containing protein At5g66520-like → MIQKTVKSNDLVSLSQKCKTLNQLKQIYAHLLTCRLPENPYSIAPLLSASATSKDASLFCYACSIFKHHHHRNTFMYNTMIRGYVLQSHTPIPAILCYLDMLNYGFVPNNYTFPPLIKACTVLIPNSKLSGRLVHGHVVKFGYRDDPFVLGSLIEFYSVIHDMETAKLVFDKSPKRDVVVWTAMIDGYGKAGDVENARALFDEMPERNAISWSAMMAAYSRVSHFREVLSLFRQMQEVGTKPNESVLVSVLTASAHLGAVTQGLWVHSYAKRYNLESNTILATALVDMYSKCGYVEAALWVFEGISNKDARAWNAMIAGVAMNGDARKSLELFNKMVEYGGVQPTETTFVAVLTACTHAKMVDKGLELFDQMGNLYGVKPRLEHYGCVVDLLARAGLVEEAEKFTEVKMGGLRRGDVNVWGALLAACRVHGNVEVGDRIWKKLAEMGVADCGIHVLSYNMYKAAGMELEANRVRNMISEAGMKKKPGSSVIELNGVAEEFLIGDVCHPQAEEIVNMLDSLCKMVNLEG, encoded by the coding sequence ATGATTCAGAAAACCGTTAAAAGCAACGACCTTGTTTCCCTCTCACAAAAAtgcaaaaccctaaaccaactCAAGCAAATCTACGCCCATCTCCTCACATGTCGTCTACCAGAAAACCCCTACTCAATTGCACCGCTCCTCTCGGCCTCCGCAACCTCGAAAGATGCTTCCTTGTTTTGCTACGCTTGCTCAATCTTCAAGCATCATCATCACCGCAACACCTTCATGTACAACACCATGATCAGAGGATATGTTCTTCAATCGCATACGCCAATTCCCGCCATTTTGTGTTATTTAGACATGCTGAATTATGGGTTTGTTCCTAATAACTATACTTTTCCGCCATTGATCAAAGCGTGTACAGTTCTCATCCCGAATTCTAAGCTAAGTGGTCGCTTAGTTCATGGCCATGTTGTTAAATTCGGGTACCGGGACGACCCTTTTGTTCTTGGCTCGCTGATCGAGTTTTACTCTGTTATCCACGACATGGAAACTGCAAAGTTGGTGTTCGATAAAAGTCCGAAGAGGGATGTGGTGGTGTGGACGGCAATGATTGACGGGTATGGAAAGGCGGGGGACGTTGAAAATGCGAGAgctttgtttgatgaaatgcctGAGAGGAATGCTATATCGTGGAGTGCAATGATGGCTGCGTATTCTCGGGTGAGCCACTTCAGAGAGGTGCTTTCTTTATTTAGGCAAATGCAAGAAGTAGGCACAAAGCCTAATGAGTCAGTTCTTGTTAGTGTTCTCACTGCCTCTGCTCATCTTGGTGCGGTCACGCAAGGCTTGTGGGTCCACTCATATGCTAAAAGGTACAATCTTGAATCAAATACGATATTGGCCACTGCACTGGTTGATATGTACTCAAAATGCGGATATGTGGAAGCAGCTTTGTGGGTTTTTGAGGGCATTTCTAATAAGGATGCTAGAGCGTGGAATGCTATGATTGCTGGGGTTGCAATGAATGGTGATGCAAGGAAATCACTTGAACTCTTTAATAAAATGGTTGAATATGGTGGCGTTCAACCCACAGAGACCACATTTGTTGCTGTTCTCACGGCTTGTACGCATGCAAAAATGGTTGACAAGGGCCTTGAGTTGTTTGATCAAATGGGTAACCTTTACGGGGTTAAACCTAGGCTTGAGCACTACGGATGTGTTGTTGACCTTTTGGCAAGAGCAGGCTTGGTGGAGGAAGCTGAGAAGTTTACAGAGGTCAAGATGGGAGGACTACGAAGAGGGGATGTCAATGTGTGGGGAGCATTACTGGCTGCATGCAGAGTTCATGGGAATGTTGAAGTTGGGGACAGAATTTGGAAAAAGCTCGCTGAGATGGGAGTAGCTGACTGCGGCATTCATGTTCTTTCATATAATATGTACAAGGCTGCTGGCATGGAATTGGAGGCAAACAGAGTCAGAAATATGATCTCGGAAGCGGGAATGAAGAAGAAACCTGGTTCCAGTGTGATAGAGTTAAATGGAGTGGCTGAAGAATTCCTTATTGGTGATGTTTGTCATCCACAAGCAGAAGAAATAGTTAATATGCTCGACTCTCTTTGTAAAATGGTGAATTTGGAGGGTTGA
- the LOC117635795 gene encoding probable sugar phosphate/phosphate translocator At4g32390 — protein sequence MGLSEGVVKKVLLSYAYVAIWIFLSFTVIVYNKYILDHKMYNWPFPISLTMIHMGFCSSLAYLLVRVFKLVEPVSMSRDLYLKSVVPIGALYALSLWFSNSAYIFLSVSFIQMLKALMPVAVYSIGVVFKKDPFKSDTMLNMVSISVGVAIAAYGEAKFNSWGVALQLLAVAFEATRLVLIQILLNAKGISLNPITSLYYVAPCCFVFLCVPWVIVELPVLRETSSFHFDFVIFGTNSVCAFALNLAVFLLVGKTSALTMNVAGVVKDWLLIAFSWSVIKDTVTPVNLIGYLIAFLGVAYYNHAKLQALKALEAQRKSQQDNLEAGRLLEERDGEGTGKKNETQD from the coding sequence ATGGGACTTTCAGAAGGGGTGGTGAAGAAGGTGCTCCTCTCCTACGCCTACGTCGCCATATGGATCTTCCTCAGCTTCACCGTGATTGTTTACAACAAGTATATCCTCGATCACAAGATGTACAATTGGCCCTTCCCAATTTCGCTCACCATGATCCATATGGGCTTCTGCTCATCCCTGGCTTACCTCCTTGTCCGCGTCTTCAAGCTCGTCGAGCCTGTCTCCATGTCACGTGACCTCTACCTCAAGTCTGTCGTGCCCATCGGAGCCCTGTACGCCCTCTCGCTCTGGTTCTCAAACTCCGCCTACATATTCCTCTCCGTCTCCTTCATCCAAATGCTCAAAGCCCTGATGCCTGTTGCTGTTTATTCAATTGGGGTTGTGTTCAAGAAGGACCCTTTCAAAAGTGACACTATGCTCAACATGGTTTCGATCTCTGTTGGTGTCGCCATCGCCGCTTATGGAGAAGCCAAATTCAATAGTTGGGGAGTGGCGTTGCAGCTTTTAGCTGTGGCTTTTGAGGCCACGAGGTTGGTTCTTATTCAGATTCTGCTTAATGCAAAGGGTATTAGTTTGAACCCCATTACTTCACTTTACTATGTTGCGCCATGTTGCTTTGTGTTCTTGTGCGTACCCTGGGTTATTGTTGAGTTGCCAGTGTTGAGGGAGACCTCCAGTTTTCATTTCGATTTCGTCATTTTCGGGACGAATTCGGTGTGTGCGTTTGCTCTGAATCTTGCCGTGTTTCTGTTGGTGGGAAAGACCTCTGCTTTGACTATGAATGTTGCTGGGGTTGTCAAAGATTGGCTTTTGATTGCGTTTTCGTGGTCCGTGATTAAGGATACGGTGACACCCGTGAATTTGATTGGATATCTGATCGCTTTCCTCGGGGTTGCCTATTACAATCATGCAAAATTGCAGGCACTTAAGGCCCTAGAGGCGCAGAGGAAGTCTCAGCAGGATAATTTGGAGGCCGGGAGGTTATTGGaggagagagatggagaaggGACTGGAAAGAAGAATGAAACCCAGGATTGA